From the Psychrilyobacter piezotolerans genome, one window contains:
- a CDS encoding ComEC/Rec2 family competence protein, translated as MDINMIFFLNAIFISMVNLFGGREGLLCSLLFILAVYFKRKDRILTLVLSGITIFLYVNYSLKTMDKLGVNKTYEFQMDVVSDNAKIIKTDGKHLKISYYPVLDKFLEDGSYNVLGRINKIEDARIELVVLKDEKIETPIKDLLNNRVEKLVSAFPYEFQNFVAAVLLGRKDGISQEVREKFNYTGTSHILVISGLHIGIIIFSILVLLKKLPYQIRYAMAGIILTAYCYGVGFTPSVLRAYIMGVLYLGAKIFYEEREMKKALMLAFMVSGFINPYAIRSISYQMSYLALAGILFLYPKIQGEIKRFIPKKLKKIKLIDFLILSFSIQLILIPIFLYYFRVLPLFSFIPNLIVIPLGTVTVQVLFIALLLSFIGLGKILMPLGYYLYKLLSLIIDIFSKIPFLTLAFYVKISLLLYIFLYVLILLFILFEREKIRKYWYIVLGIIPLIFLVPPQRIEKLDLKWMNYRSTPNEVLFLNRRPERREILLLKDSGINRLDYIVTSYGMENNELKEAYPGAETTVLEKGQRIKVGDEFFINEKGRIKKVTERK; from the coding sequence ATGGATATAAATATGATATTTTTCCTAAATGCAATATTTATATCTATGGTCAATCTTTTTGGAGGGAGGGAAGGATTACTTTGTTCCCTTTTGTTTATCCTGGCAGTTTACTTTAAAAGAAAAGACAGGATCTTAACCTTGGTGTTAAGCGGGATAACGATATTTTTGTATGTGAATTACAGTTTGAAAACCATGGATAAACTTGGAGTAAATAAAACTTATGAATTTCAGATGGATGTGGTTTCAGACAATGCCAAGATAATAAAAACCGACGGAAAACATTTGAAAATCAGTTATTATCCTGTTTTGGATAAGTTTTTAGAGGATGGTTCTTATAATGTTCTGGGAAGAATAAATAAAATAGAGGATGCCAGGATAGAATTGGTGGTTTTGAAAGATGAAAAGATAGAAACTCCAATTAAAGATCTTTTAAATAACAGGGTAGAAAAATTAGTCTCCGCCTTTCCCTATGAATTTCAAAATTTTGTTGCAGCAGTTCTGCTGGGCAGGAAAGACGGGATATCTCAAGAGGTCAGGGAAAAGTTTAACTATACAGGAACCTCCCATATCCTTGTAATATCAGGGCTGCATATAGGAATAATAATATTTTCCATACTGGTTCTGTTAAAAAAATTACCCTATCAGATCAGATATGCAATGGCCGGAATCATCCTCACGGCCTATTGTTATGGGGTAGGGTTTACTCCCTCTGTCCTCCGGGCATATATCATGGGAGTACTATATTTAGGTGCTAAGATCTTTTATGAGGAAAGGGAGATGAAGAAAGCATTGATGCTGGCTTTTATGGTTTCTGGTTTTATCAACCCCTATGCCATTAGGAGTATCTCCTACCAGATGTCCTACCTGGCTTTAGCAGGAATCTTATTTTTATACCCTAAAATCCAAGGGGAGATAAAAAGATTTATTCCTAAAAAACTAAAAAAAATAAAACTTATAGATTTTCTTATATTAAGCTTTTCCATCCAGCTTATCCTGATACCGATATTTTTATATTATTTTAGAGTTTTACCCTTGTTTTCTTTTATACCAAATTTAATAGTGATTCCACTGGGCACGGTCACAGTTCAGGTCTTATTTATAGCCCTTTTATTATCTTTTATAGGTCTGGGGAAGATCTTGATGCCCCTTGGATATTACCTCTATAAACTCTTGAGTTTAATAATAGATATATTTTCTAAAATTCCCTTTTTAACTTTGGCATTTTATGTTAAAATCTCTTTATTATTATATATCTTCCTATATGTTCTAATATTATTATTTATCCTATTTGAAAGGGAAAAAATAAGAAAATACTGGTATATAGTTTTAGGGATAATACCGTTGATATTTCTAGTACCGCCTCAAAGGATAGAAAAATTAGATTTGAAATGGATGAATTATAGAAGCACTCCCAATGAGGTATTATTTTTGAATAGGAGACCAGAGAGGAGGGAGATCCTCCTGCTAAAAGACAGCGGGATAAATAGATTAGATTATATAGTGACCTCCTATGGAATGGAAAATAATGAGTTAAAGGAAGCCTACCCCGGCGCAGAAACTACTGTACTTGAGAAAGGGCAAAGGATAAAGGTAGGAGATGAATTTTTTATAAATGAAAAAGGAAGGATAAAGAAAGTCACAGAGAGAAAGTAA
- a CDS encoding DUF805 domain-containing protein, translated as MNYYLKVLRQWKDFDGRSDRREYWMFVLVNFAISMALLTIDQLISPGNEVLSGIYSLFIFIPGIAVTIRRLHDIGKSGWMQLVILIPLIGWIWFLVLMVNEGEAGRNQYGESLRQTRF; from the coding sequence ATGAATTATTATTTAAAAGTATTGAGGCAGTGGAAGGATTTTGACGGCAGATCCGACAGAAGGGAATACTGGATGTTTGTATTGGTAAATTTTGCAATAAGTATGGCATTGCTTACAATAGACCAACTAATTTCCCCTGGAAATGAAGTTCTTTCAGGGATATATTCATTGTTTATATTTATCCCGGGAATTGCAGTTACCATAAGAAGGCTGCATGACATAGGAAAGAGCGGATGGATGCAGCTGGTGATATTGATTCCGTTGATAGGCTGGATATGGTTTCTGGTCTTAATGGTTAATGAGGGAGAGGCTGGCAGAAATCAATATGGAGAAAGTTTACGGCAAACAAGGTTTTAA
- a CDS encoding GNAT family N-acetyltransferase, with the protein MYEGKLVRLREYRKEDIEKAKEFLNDFEVRKNLQPAIPYPYTLEDEEKWYSGISAVKDTYTFALETLEGRYIGGCGVNSVDWKNSKAVIGIFIGDKEYWGKGYGSDAINTLVKFIFEEMNINKIALCVYSFNERAIKCYEKCDFTREGVLREELFRQGRYHDEILMSLLRKEYKK; encoded by the coding sequence ATGTATGAAGGTAAACTGGTACGACTGAGGGAGTATCGAAAGGAAGATATAGAAAAAGCTAAGGAGTTTTTAAATGATTTTGAGGTAAGGAAAAATTTGCAGCCTGCAATACCTTACCCGTATACATTGGAAGACGAGGAAAAGTGGTACAGCGGTATCAGTGCTGTAAAAGATACCTATACCTTTGCCTTGGAAACTCTAGAGGGCAGATATATTGGGGGATGCGGGGTAAATAGTGTCGATTGGAAAAACAGTAAGGCAGTGATCGGAATATTTATAGGAGATAAGGAATACTGGGGTAAAGGATACGGCAGTGATGCCATAAATACCCTGGTTAAATTTATATTTGAAGAGATGAATATCAACAAGATAGCACTGTGTGTCTATTCTTTCAACGAAAGAGCCATCAAATGTTATGAAAAATGCGACTTTACCAGAGAGGGGGTTTTGAGGGAAGAACTTTTCCGACAGGGCAGATATCACGATGAGATATTGATGAGTCTGCTGAGGAAAGAATATAAAAAATAA